Proteins encoded together in one Impatiens glandulifera chromosome 1, dImpGla2.1, whole genome shotgun sequence window:
- the LOC124939773 gene encoding cyclin-T1-3-like, whose protein sequence is MAAVLPADSSNHASVDSGPLRARDELDDGDHWYFSRKEIEENSPSRRDGIELKKETYLRKSYCTFLQDLGMRLKVPQVTIATSIVFCHRFFLRQSHAKNDRRTIATVCMFLAGKVEDTPRPLKDVIIVSYEIIHKKDSSAVQRIKQKEVYEQQKELILLGERLVLVTLAFELNVHHPYKPLVDAIKKFKVAQNTLAQVAWNFVNDGLRTSLCLQFKPHHIAAGATFLAAKFLKVKLPSDGEKVWWQEFDVTPRQLEEVSNQMLELYEQNRVPQSQASEAAEASAGAAVSSQKLPSKLPSGNEEHGSLKQPSLSGLGADNKTSRHLNDNGSAEVKNSLSDQKGDGEVINHYHESDQPNKNEDATTDQRDRSPQEAIKKIDKDKVKAAMEKHRKKLRADVSSQKGDFMNEDDLIEHVLEEGIELPAERRKDDGRDENVS, encoded by the exons ATGGCTGCTGTACTGCCTGCTGATTCTTCAAACCACGCATCAGTCGATTCTGGTCCTCTGAGAGCTCGTGATGAGTTAGATGACGGTGACCATTGGTATTTTTCTAGGAAAGAGATTGAAGAGAATTCTCCTTCCAGAAGGGATGGTATTGAATTGAAAAAGGAGACTTATCTGCGAAAGTCTTACTGCACATTCTTACAAGATCTGGGAATGAGGCTTAAAGT GCCTCAGGTAACAATTGCTACATCCATAGTATTCTGTCACCGCTTCTTTCTTCGACAATCCCATGCTAAGAATGATAGGAGA ACCATCGCCACAGTTTGCATGTTTCTTGCTGGGAAGGTTGAAGATACTCCTCGTCCTCTTAAAGATGTGATTATTGTTTCATatgaaattattcataaaaaagaTTCTTCTGCAGTGCAGAGGATCAAGCAGAAG GAGGTATATGAACAACAAAAAGAGTTAATTCTGCTAGGGGAGAGGCTTGTGTTAGTAACTCTTGCTTTTGAACTAAATGTGCATCATCCTTATAAGCCTCTTGTTGACGCAATAAAGAAATTCAAGGTTGCTCAAAATACTCTTGCTCAAGTAGCTTGGAATTTTGTCAATGATGG GCTGCGAACATCCCTTTGCTTGCAATTTAAGCCccatcacattgcagcaggagcCACTTTCCTAGCTGCTAAGTTCCTCAAGGTAAAGCTCCCATCAGATGGAGAGAAGGTCTGGTGGCAAGAGTTTGATGTCACCCCACGCCAGTTGGAGG AGGTTAGCAATCAAATGTTAGAACTATATGAACAGAACAGAGTACCACAATCTCAAGCTAGTGAAGCCGCCGAAGCAAGTGCTGGTGCTGCGGTTAGTAGTCAAAAGCTCCCTTCAAAGCTTCCTTCGGGTAATGAAGAACATGGATCCTTGAAGCAGCCTTCTTTATCTGGTTTGGGAGCCGATAACAAAACCTCCAGGCATTTGAATGACAATGGTAGTGCAGAAGTAAAGAATAGTCTTTCAGATCAAAAGGGAGATGGTGAAGTTATTAATCACTATCATGAATCTGACCAACCCAATAAGAACGAAGATGCAACAACAGACCAAAGAGACCGATCTCCTCAAGAGGCTATTAAGAAGATAGACAAAGATAAAGTGAAGGCAGCAATGGAGAAACATAGGAAGAAGTTGAGGGCTGATGTTAGTAGCCAGAAAGGAGACTTCATGAACGAGGATGATCTGATTGAGCATGTGCTAGAAGAAGGTATTGAATTGCCAgctgagagaaggaaagatgATGGGAGGGATGAAAATGTTAGTTGA